One Vibrio sp. 16 genomic window carries:
- a CDS encoding TIGR04211 family SH3 domain-containing protein, protein MKKLVLLVLATLVAAPAALAQDRYIADKLFTYMHSGPSNQYRIIGSIDAGDKVKLLSTDRATGYSQIQDDRGRKGWVESKFVTSQESMALRLPKLEKELAETKERLANARSTSDQEKAGLVDSLETSNRRIAELEQSYTDMSQQLSSAQEEVRSLRAKLDTQKDDLLLKYFMYGGGVAGLGLLFGLILPHIIPRKKRSPSGWA, encoded by the coding sequence GTGAAAAAACTGGTTCTGTTAGTTTTAGCCACTCTCGTCGCCGCGCCCGCAGCGCTCGCTCAAGACCGATACATTGCGGATAAGCTTTTTACTTACATGCACTCTGGCCCAAGCAACCAATACCGTATTATTGGTAGTATCGATGCCGGTGATAAAGTAAAACTTTTGTCTACCGACCGAGCAACAGGCTACAGCCAAATCCAAGATGACCGAGGCAGAAAAGGTTGGGTTGAAAGCAAGTTTGTCACCAGCCAAGAAAGTATGGCACTGCGTCTACCTAAACTTGAAAAAGAGCTAGCAGAAACCAAAGAAAGACTTGCGAATGCTCGCTCTACGTCTGATCAAGAGAAAGCAGGACTTGTTGATTCTTTAGAAACCAGTAATCGTCGTATCGCTGAGTTGGAACAAAGCTACACCGACATGAGCCAACAACTCTCTTCGGCACAAGAAGAAGTTCGTAGCCTACGCGCTAAACTGGATACTCAGAAAGATGACTTATTACTTAAGTACTTTATGTATGGCGGTGGTGTAGCTGGTTTGGGCTTGCTGTTTGGCTTAATCTTGCCTCATATTATCCCGCGTAAGAAACGCTCCCCATCCGGCTGGGCATAA